Proteins co-encoded in one Phoenix dactylifera cultivar Barhee BC4 unplaced genomic scaffold, palm_55x_up_171113_PBpolish2nd_filt_p 000952F, whole genome shotgun sequence genomic window:
- the LOC103721210 gene encoding uncharacterized protein LOC103721210: MTTKAAVTTLGRDPPPPPRPTGCGGDGCDARDPWPLHHVRHRTVFCRLCTSCVLKYHAGSFCTVCFNLLDGPQPPPAPSAFVRCSRCPSIAHSACLAEADRASSFLCPSCCNSAGFSYFLVSNDGQRRSIDLTSAKVLLAAARLAAASMSRAVVASRAEVERKVKEAALARKRAREMLETVFTLSKIEKERKKKEANEAAVVPLPEVVEAKEKIPKLGSTVAANVGQKRVQNRDTDRWMKFQEPMAMVPKPVEGFVDDKSKVSSLTGMHNHADHVDMKGKVGSSPHTGNHVGQIESKDRGFLSGSPTAFVKEERG, translated from the coding sequence ATGACGACGAAGGCGGCGGTGACGACGCTGGGCCGGGACCCACCACCGCCACCTCGCCCCACCGGTTGCGGCGGCGACGGCTGCGACGCCCGGGACCCCTGGCCGCTCCACCACGTCCGCCACCGCACTGTCTTCTGCCGCCTTTGCACTTCTTGCGTCCTCAAGTACCACGCCGGATCCTTCTGTACCGTCTGCTTCAATCTCCTCGACGGGCCCCAACCACCGCCGGCGCCATCCGCCTTCGTCCGCTGCTCCCGGTGCCCCTCCATCGCCCACTCCGCCTGCCTTGCAGAAGCCGACCgcgcctcctccttcctctgccCTAGCTGCTGCAACTCCGCTGGCTTCTCTTACTTTCTCGTCAGCAATGATGGACAGCGGCGATCAATTGATCTCACATCAGCGAAGGTTCTCCTCGCCGCCGCGCGGCTGGCGGCGGCCTCCATGAGCAGGGCTGTGGTGGCTTCGAGGGCCGAGGTGGAGAGGAAGGTCAAGGAGGCGGCTTTGGCGAGGAAGAGAGCGAGGGAGATGCTGGAGACGGTCTTCACACTCTCGaagattgagaaggagaggaagaagaaggaagctaATGAGGCCGCCGTGGTTCCCTTGCCAGAGGTGGTGGAGGCAAAGGAGAAGATACCAAAGCTGGGCAGCACGGTGGCAGCCAATGTGGGGCAGAAGAGGGTGCAGAACAGGGATACTGATAGGTGGATGAAGTTCCAGGAACCGATGGCAATGGTGCCAAAGCCAGTTGAAGGCTTCGTAGATGATAAAAGCAAGGTGTCTTCTTTAACTGGGATGCACAACCATGCTGATCATGTCGACATGAAGGGCAAGGTAGGGAGTTCACCACATACTGGAAATCATGTGGGCCAAATTGAGAGCAAGGATAGGGGATTTCTTTCAGGTTCTCCAACTGCTTTTGTTAAGGAGGAACGTGGGTAG